Genomic segment of Leishmania panamensis strain MHOM/PA/94/PSC-1 chromosome 20 sequence:
CACACAACGTAGTTTCTTGGAGTGTCGCGTGACAAGGCGACCTTCGCCCTCACTCGGCTTCCTCATGGCCTCCTCAACCCCAGTCATGGCGCGTCTCACATCCAACTGTTCCCGTCGTAGAGCATCCAGCACCTCGTACCAGTCTCTGGTGACTCGCGTGCCGGGAGGCGGggttgcagcagcgacggcgtgTCCTCGAGCAACTGCGCCCTCGGTACCCTCTTTATCGTCAGCAGTGCCGTCGGAcatgctgctgtcgtcgtcgctgtagTCCTGCTCAGCATTCAGCGCCTCGAGGCGCAGTGCAATCCCATCGCTGATATCCATGGTGTgatcctgctgctgcaacagctCCTCAATAGGAATGGGACGCTGAGCGATGGTGCTGCCGTCTGTGTTCACGAACTGCACCTGCACAGCGTCCccgcgctgcggtggaagCAATGAAGTGCTGCTCATGACAGTGCGCtgagaagcagaaagaaaaaaaagaagggaggatCTATTGTTGGGTATTTCTATGCGAATATGTTTGTCTACAACGTGTGCTTTCGGAGTGTGGGGGGGGAGTCGAGGTACGGACCTGTGACTATAGCCACACATACGGGGGATGGGtagcgtgcgtgtggagaggaagaggggggggagtcGATGCCCCATGCAGCGACTCGCCTCTTAGTCGTGTATTGTAACTCGCACccgtctttgtgtgtgcgtgtgctttttcgggtgagaaggagagaaaggcaggaaggaggaggtgatgtGGCaaccgtctctctctctcacctcctccgcttcgcCCACCGGTGGAAGGTGTATAcgtggagagaggtgtgtggGTACTCCTGTTCGCAAGCCTCAATGGCTGAATTGTAGGCCGAAAAAGAACAGCATGAGGGAGGACATATGAAAGGATAAAAGCCGCGGGAACAAAGAGCTGAGTCGGGTCGTGGACATACGGTGAGGAACAATTCGAAAACAACGAGAGCGCGTGcacgaggaaggagaggacgCTTGCGGCGTTTGCTCCCTACGTCTCTGAGATGTACAAAGGCTGGCCTGTATCGTTTTAGCGGAACACATCTGAGCTTATAGTGCCTCGTCGTGAAGTATGGCCGCCATCGACAAAACGGCTTAAGCCTACGAGCAACAGTCACACAGGGACATCCTTTGGTCTGCTGTGTTGTGTGCTACATTTTAGTAAAGCGGGTGACGTCCTCGATATGCATCCCTTCAATGGCAGTGAGGGGGAGTCGGCAAGTAAGAGTTCTCCATCGTGTGATCATGGGACGCAGTGCAAGGTCGAGGCACGAGGATGGCAAGCACGCGACTACGGTCCGCGCCACCGCACTAGACACCCTCACGCTTGCCTTTGCACGGGTGTGCGTCACTTTCGTGCCTCTTGagcacggcgcagcacctgcgcaaTATCGCCATCTGGGATCTCGCTGAGATCGGTGTAAAAGTGACTCACATCCAGCAACCAGTCCACCTCCACTGCTGAGGCAGTTCGGATAAACGTGCCCGCGTCCCCCTGCACCTCTAGACGGTCAAACACGATCCAGGCGGGAAGTGCGCGGGActtctgcaccgccgccagcacggACTGGCGATGCAGCGTCACACTCAAAGCGTCCCGGACAGTACGGTAGATGCGTGTCGTTGGATCCACCCCGCCTCTATGGCTACCGGATGGGGCAGGGGTCAGACGGGCAACTTGGGTGAAGAATccctccagcaccgccttgcGGAGCGCCACCGTGTCTACGTAGTCGCGCTCCGGGATGTAGGTGGACCGCACCGGTATCTTGAGCTGGCCCATCGACCACCGTAGCTGGTTATACACTTGCACCGCCTGCTGTAGGGTTTGGTGCCGTAGGTAGTTCTCGTGGCAGAAGCGCTTGCCGTTTTGCTGGTTCTTTAAGTAGGCGTGAAAAACGCGAAAGAGCACAATGTGGTCACCGTCAGCGTCGTCAAAGCGCGCATGCGCTTCGCGAGCCTCCTTCAACTTCGCTGGCGGACGGCTGAACGCGTTTCCAGCCTCcagcatcgccgccaccaccgcggtGTCGGCACCGCAGCCGTGCTTGGGTGCCATAAGCAGCATCCGTGCCAAACAGGCATCCACAGGGAGCGCTGCCATACGCCGACCAAAGTCCGTCAGCTCCAGCCCATCGTTCACAGCGCCGAAGTACAAGAGCTGGTAAAAGGCGTCACTCATGCCCTGGTCCGAAGGCGGGTCGATAAAGGGGAACTCGCACGGGTTAGCGATGCCAagggtgagcagcagcagcacggtgTTCACAATGTTTGTGCGCAGTATCTCCGGGTGCGCTTGATCGGGAAAGCTGGCAAAGTCGACCAATGTGAAGAGACGGAAGCACTTGCCAGGCCGCGTACGGCCAGCGCGACCTTTGCGCTGCTCTGCGGAAGCCTTGCTGATAACCGCTGGCAGCAAGTAGTCCACGCGCGCCTCGGAGTTGTACAAGCTCTGCTTCTGGTAGCCGCAGTCTACAACGTAGACAATGCCGTCGATCGTGACAGACGTCTCAGCGATGTTTGTGGCCACGACAACCTTGCGTGTGTTGGGAGGGTAGGTGGCAAACACCTTCTGCTGATCCTTGAGACTAAGAGAGCCGTAGAGAggcaacaccaccacctccgtcggccgcgccggcgccgccaggTCCTCAGCCAAGGTACTGAGAGGCGTCAAGTCTGCTCTTGCACCCTGCACCGGAGCGCCTTGCTCCTTAGAGGCGCCTGCAGAGCTCGAGCCCAGTGCCTGATGTAGTGCGGCAACAGCTCGCTCAATCTCCGCCTCGCCAGTCAAAAAGCAGAGAATATCCCCTGCCGGCTCGCGCTCATGCACCTGGCGTACGCAGGACACGGTTGCCTCCACGTAATCGCGCACCGGCTCTGGCATGTAAAAGACGTCAACATTGTACATCCGCCCTGACACATGCACGAGCGGCGCACAAGGGAAGTAGGACTGAATCTTCGCCACGTCCAACGTGGCCGACATGACCACCAGCCGGAAAGAGGGTCGGCGTGTGAggagctgcttcagcaaGCCGAGAACCACATCTGTGTCAATAGTCCGCTCGTGTGCCTCGTCTACCACCACGACGCTGTAGTTCGTGAGGTCCGGGTCCGTGAACGCCTCGCGAAGCAGCATGCCATCCGTCATGTACAGCACGCGCGTGGCGTTGCACTTGCGCGAGTCGAAGCGGACGTGGTAGCCAACGTGTGCGCCGAGCTGCACGTCCATTTCTTCGGCCACACGAGTGGCAACGGAGATGGCCGCGATACGGCGTGGCTGCGTACATGCGACAACGCCGGTGCATGtgccctgcagctccgcaagAAAGTGAGGGACCTGCGTCGTCTTACCGCTGCCGGTCTCGCCTACAAGCAAGGTGACAGGGTGAGTGCGCACCGTCTCTTGTATAAGGTGGCGCTTCTCAAACACAGGCAGCCGCTGACGCGCCATCAACAATTCTTTGTAGCGGGCTGAAAAGGGCTGCTGCGTGAAAGGGCTCACGGCTGAGCTAGAGGTGCAGGTAGCCACGTCCGGTCGCTTCTTAGCGAGTTGAGAAACCAGCATGTCGTCGAGCCCGACCTCGCTGTTCTCAGTGGCCTCGCTGCGTACGCGCTTGAGGGCCATGAGGTGTGCTGTGACCATCGGCAAGAAGAgtggggaaaaaaaggaacgCGAGAAGGTAGAGGGCTTGATGTCAGAGCATAGGAGTCATTCCATTAAAACATATATGACATGGCGactggcgtcgctgccatTCGCAGAGCCGTGTGCATGGGGTGGGATGGGGAGATGGGGAGTCATGATCCACAGATGAAACGAGCGTCAACTGCATTCGGTGAGCGGAGGGCATTATAGTGCCCAAAAAGACGAGATTAttgcttcctctttttttaCTGTATTTCACATTGCCCACCGCTGGGGTCGAGGTGGTGCGCTTGACAAGACGGGATGCCCTCTCCCGTTGGAAGGTACgggaggaagaagcgagcgcgcgcgcgcaagaGGAGGTAAACACAACAAACCAAAGGGTGAAATGAATACCATGGGGGCACAACAAGAGACTTTTCCACAAagccaaaagagaaaaaatatATATGAAAACGATGAGGAAGACACCAAATCAACTCGAGGTTCAAACGCGCTCAGACTGGCACGCatatagagagagacgcaaacAACAACGCCCTCGATGCTCCCATGacacgcgcgcgtctgcAAGCGGAGGCGATGGTCTTccagaagggaagagggccGACAGGAATGGAAAACGACTACCAAGCAAAAGATGCCattgtcctcctcctccgccctcaTACGCAGCATACATGTCCACGGAGCATAAAAACGTGCGAGAGAGTCCTGTTGTGTGTTTCAAGTATTACGAGAATAATCACAAAGGGGGAGGCGCACTGATGCCAGGACGTGGAAGAAGATCATCATACGCTCAAGTCCTCCCTAAATCGTAGGAGGCAAGACACGAAGCCGCAAGTCATACTAGCCTACCACTTCTACTGGTCTCTACCTTATTCTTCTTTGTTGGCGCACCTCTGGGCGATTACTTTCTTGCTCATGGGTGCAATATAGGGTAAGAGAGtcgcctctctcgtctcGCTCATTTttgtagtgctgctgctgagatccctactgctgctgttgctgctgcatcatAGTCATCATATTTTGTATTGTGAGCTGCATCTGGTCATTTGGCACCGCCGTTGTTGTACCACTACTAGCCAGACCCGTCGAGGCACTACtagcctgctgctgctgctgctgcatggtCATCATCtgcatcagcagcgtcatCATCTGCATCTGCGTGTCGGGGGTAGACAGGAGGCTGCTCAcggcaggtgcagctgcgatgGACGGTGATACTGCGAGTGCCGCGGCCGCTCGAGGTGGGCTATTGCCGCCAAGGTTCGCTACGGAGGCCGCGTTCGCATCAGACGCTGCAATGGCCTGCTTTTTTATGTAATTTCTCTGAAGCATAATGGCGTCGCGTTGCTCTCGCGGATCGCTCATCGAGTGCTCCTTCAATGGCTGGAGCAAGCGCGGAAGGTCTGTTTCGATGGAGTCCTTAAGCAGCTTGATCCACCCTCGCTTCTCCAATTTTTCCACGTCAGGGAAGTCCCTGGAGTCCACTTTGGCCAGGAACGCGCGCACATCCTTGACGTTGGGGAAGTTGTTCGCACTGACGTGGTAGCGCGAAGCCAGGTCCTGGATGATGGTCTCGTACTCTTCAAAGAAGCGCTCTTTTGCCTTACCTTTGCCGAAAACAACCGGTAAGCGGGTGCGATAAGTAGCGCAGATAAgcacgaagagaagcaagTCCTGGGCGCGTCGCATCACGGACGTGACGCGGCGGTcaagcgactgcagcggGATCGTGACGATCAGCTCGTACAACAagtcctccttttccttctcaaAAAGGGCGTAgtcggtgccgctgcggtaaGGCTTATCCCAGAAGCTGGACACGtacagccgcggcggctccGTTGAGCGCACCAAGTTTGACAAGCTCCAGTACAAGGAGCCGTACACTCGCATCAGCTCCTGCGGCCGCACTGAGTCAGCCTTGTTCATCACGATGCGTATCTTGCTctcgtggtggcggagagcCTTCCCGAacacctgccgcagctctgccCCGGCGTCTAGCTTTGTCGGGTCAAACAAGAAGAAGACGAGGTCACTCTTCTCAACAAACCATCGACACACCTCAATGTAGTCGTAGCGGCGGAAGTGGGCATCGCCGGCCGCTTCAAGGACGCCAGGGGTGTCGACAAACGAGACGGAGCGTAGTAGTGGGTGGGGTGCCAGCACGCCGGCGAAGAACTCCGCGAAAGCGTCGCCAAACTGCGAGAGACCACGGAAGGGCTGTCCGCTGTCTGCCATGAGCACACGGCCAGGGATCTGCTGAGATCGCTCGCCATACATGACGACAGTGAACTT
This window contains:
- a CDS encoding ATP-dependent RNA helicase-like protein (TriTrypDB/GeneDB-style sysID: LpmP.20.1940), with amino-acid sequence MVTAHLMALKRVRSEATENSEVGLDDMLVSQLAKKRPDVATCTSSSAVSPFTQQPFSARYKELLMARQRLPVFEKRHLIQETVRTHPVTLLVGETGSGKTTQVPHFLAELQGTCTGVVACTQPRRIAAISVATRVAEEMDVQLGAHVGYHVRFDSRKCNATRVLYMTDGMLLREAFTDPDLTNYSVVVVDEAHERTIDTDVVLGLLKQLLTRRPSFRLVVMSATLDVAKIQSYFPCAPLVHVSGRMYNVDVFYMPEPVRDYVEATVSCVRQVHEREPAGDILCFLTGEAEIERAVAALHQALGSSSAGASKEQGAPVQGARADLTPLSTLAEDLAAPARPTEVVVLPLYGSLSLKDQQKVFATYPPNTRKVVVATNIAETSVTIDGIVYVVDCGYQKQSLYNSEARVDYLLPAVISKASAEQRKGRAGRTRPGKCFRLFTLVDFASFPDQAHPEILRTNIVNTVLLLLTLGIANPCEFPFIDPPSDQGMSDAFYQLLYFGAVNDGLELTDFGRRMAALPVDACLARMLLMAPKHGCGADTAVVAAMLEAGNAFSRPPAKLKEAREAHARFDDADGDHIVLFRVFHAYLKNQQNGKRFCHENYLRHQTLQQAVQVYNQLRWSMGQLKIPVRSTYIPERDYVDTVALRKAVLEGFFTQVARLTPAPSGSHRGGVDPTTRIYRTVRDALSVTLHRQSVLAAVQKSRALPAWIVFDRLEVQGDAGTFIRTASAVEVDWLLDVSHFYTDLSEIPDGDIAQVLRRAQEARK
- a CDS encoding hypothetical protein (TriTrypDB/GeneDB-style sysID: LpmP.20.1950): MLSQSRLSSNRTIETGEGLKKKDAWDRRIESTLQQLGHLYTSHIEPVEKCYDYNVFRPTWFAESIKQKRPFVTFLGPFSAGKSSFINYLLQGDYLLTGPQPVTDKFTVVMYGERSQQIPGRVLMADSGQPFRGLSQFGDAFAEFFAGVLAPHPLLRSVSFVDTPGVLEAAGDAHFRRYDYIEVCRWFVEKSDLVFFLFDPTKLDAGAELRQVFGKALRHHESKIRIVMNKADSVRPQELMRVYGSLYWSLSNLVRSTEPPRLYVSSFWDKPYRSGTDYALFEKEKEDLLYELIVTIPLQSLDRRVTSVMRRAQDLLLFVLICATYRTRLPVVFGKGKAKERFFEEYETIIQDLASRYHVSANNFPNVKDVRAFLAKVDSRDFPDVEKLEKRGWIKLLKDSIETDLPRLLQPLKEHSMSDPREQRDAIMLQRNYIKKQAIAASDANAASVANLGGNSPPRAAAALAVSPSIAAAPAVSSLLSTPDTQMQMMTLLMQMMTMQQQQQQASSASTGLASSGTTTAVPNDQMQLTIQNMMTMMQQQQQQ